From Ptychodera flava strain L36383 chromosome 2, AS_Pfla_20210202, whole genome shotgun sequence, the proteins below share one genomic window:
- the LOC139147305 gene encoding uncharacterized protein isoform X1, giving the protein MVVRDGHGHGFPAAFIILSEDSEVCLTKAFHIIKEKNSICPRAFMIDKDLKEANAINEAFPDSSILLCWFHVLQAVHRWLLKQTSGLSGVGNKEKRSQVIRFMTELKNCNTESEFMALACTVTTRFDKPVVTYLEDNWLHMQVAVMWSNFGRRFFHENSETNNLVERFFGNMKHHFLNGYANHRVDDLLLLLDSKVLGYYRYTTGLQEAGRLRNPRNDNHSKKLAEELLTQSWSEKVKWDSSFKMPNTIC; this is encoded by the exons ATGGTTGTGAGGGATGGCCATGGACATGGATTTCCTGCTGCATTTATAATTCTAAGTGAGGATTCCGAAGTGTGCTTGACCAAAGCATTCCATATcataaaggaaaaaaatagCATATGCCCAAG GGCATTTATGATAGACAAAGATCTGAAGGAAGCCAATGCCATCAATGAAGCCTTCCCAGACTCCTCTATTTTACTGTGTTGGTTTCATGTTTTACAG GCTGTACATAGATGGCTGCTCAAGCAAACATCTGGTTTATCTGGTGTTGGAAACAAAGAGAAGAGAAGTCAAGTCATTAGATTTATGACTGAATTGAAGAATTGTaataca GAGAGTGAGTTCATGGCACTTGCCTGCACTGTCACTACTAGATTTGATAAGCCAGTAGTGACATATCTTGAAGACAACTGGCTACATATGCAAGTGGCAGTCATGTGGTCAAACTTTGGAAGGAGGTTTTTCCAtgaaaacagtgaaacaaataaCCTGGTAGAAAG GTTTTTTGGTAACATGAAACACCACTTTCTGAATGGATATGCAAATCACAGGGTTGATGACCTTCTATTGCTGTTGGATTCAAAAGTACTAGGATACTATCG TTACACTACAGGATTGCAGGAGGCTGGTAGGCTGAGAAATCCAAGAAATGATAATCACAGCaagaaattggctgaagagtTGTTGACACAAAGTTGGAGTGAAAAAGTGAAGTGGGACAGCAGCTTTAAAATGCCAAATACCATCTGCTAG
- the LOC139147305 gene encoding uncharacterized protein isoform X2, giving the protein MPKAVHRWLLKQTSGLSGVGNKEKRSQVIRFMTELKNCNTESEFMALACTVTTRFDKPVVTYLEDNWLHMQVAVMWSNFGRRFFHENSETNNLVERFFGNMKHHFLNGYANHRVDDLLLLLDSKVLGYYRYTTGLQEAGRLRNPRNDNHSKKLAEELLTQSWSEKVKWDSSFKMPNTIC; this is encoded by the exons ATGCCCAAG GCTGTACATAGATGGCTGCTCAAGCAAACATCTGGTTTATCTGGTGTTGGAAACAAAGAGAAGAGAAGTCAAGTCATTAGATTTATGACTGAATTGAAGAATTGTaataca GAGAGTGAGTTCATGGCACTTGCCTGCACTGTCACTACTAGATTTGATAAGCCAGTAGTGACATATCTTGAAGACAACTGGCTACATATGCAAGTGGCAGTCATGTGGTCAAACTTTGGAAGGAGGTTTTTCCAtgaaaacagtgaaacaaataaCCTGGTAGAAAG GTTTTTTGGTAACATGAAACACCACTTTCTGAATGGATATGCAAATCACAGGGTTGATGACCTTCTATTGCTGTTGGATTCAAAAGTACTAGGATACTATCG TTACACTACAGGATTGCAGGAGGCTGGTAGGCTGAGAAATCCAAGAAATGATAATCACAGCaagaaattggctgaagagtTGTTGACACAAAGTTGGAGTGAAAAAGTGAAGTGGGACAGCAGCTTTAAAATGCCAAATACCATCTGCTAG